From Achromobacter spanius, a single genomic window includes:
- a CDS encoding YgjP-like metallopeptidase domain-containing protein, producing the protein MQTLKYLSGYPEPLLAQAQKLLDQDKLGAALLARYPGGAHEVRTDKALYQYVTDLKNAYMRNGDQINKVAFDSKIHVIQHALGQHTYISRVQGGKLKAKHEIRVATLFKNVPAEFLKMITAHELAHLKEKDHNKAFYNMCLRMEPHYHQYEFDLRLYLTHLEATRTPLWEAQG; encoded by the coding sequence GTGCAGACCCTGAAATACCTCTCCGGCTATCCGGAACCGCTCTTGGCGCAAGCGCAAAAGCTGCTGGACCAGGACAAGCTGGGCGCCGCCCTGCTTGCCCGGTATCCGGGCGGCGCACATGAAGTGCGCACCGACAAGGCGCTGTACCAGTACGTGACCGACCTGAAGAACGCCTACATGCGCAACGGCGATCAGATCAACAAGGTGGCCTTTGACAGCAAGATCCACGTGATCCAGCACGCGCTGGGCCAGCACACCTACATCTCGCGCGTGCAGGGCGGCAAGCTCAAAGCCAAGCACGAGATCCGGGTGGCGACGCTGTTCAAGAACGTGCCCGCCGAATTCCTGAAGATGATCACCGCGCACGAGCTGGCCCACCTGAAGGAAAAGGACCACAACAAGGCCTTCTACAACATGTGCCTGCGCATGGAACCGCACTATCACCAGTACGAGTTCGACCTGCGGCTGTACCTGACACATCTGGAGGCCACGCGCACGCCGCT
- a CDS encoding disulfide bond formation protein B, producing the protein MTSRSERLLRLIALFSFGAVGIALVSQHVFDMPPCAWCVMQRLIYLVIGVVALIGGFGGGRALTRICGFLAALLSLSGIVAAWYQYSVAANMLSCDQTFADRFMTGIGLESAIPSLFGIYATCMDAKVPVLGVEYALWSLALFVILFFMALPVVFRRGASA; encoded by the coding sequence ATGACCTCTCGCTCAGAACGCCTGCTCCGCCTGATCGCCCTCTTTTCGTTTGGCGCGGTGGGCATCGCCCTCGTTTCCCAGCACGTCTTCGATATGCCGCCCTGCGCCTGGTGCGTGATGCAGCGCCTGATCTACCTGGTGATCGGCGTGGTCGCGCTGATCGGCGGCTTTGGCGGCGGACGCGCGCTGACGCGGATCTGCGGCTTTCTTGCTGCCCTCTTGTCGCTGTCCGGCATCGTGGCCGCCTGGTATCAGTACAGCGTTGCCGCCAACATGCTGTCGTGCGACCAGACATTTGCCGATCGCTTCATGACCGGCATCGGCCTGGAAAGCGCCATCCCGTCGCTGTTCGGCATCTATGCCACCTGCATGGACGCCAAGGTGCCGGTGCTGGGCGTCGAGTACGCCTTGTGGAGCCTGGCGCTCTTCGTGATCCTGTTCTTCATGGCGCTGCCGGTGGTGTTCCGGCGCGGCGCCTCGGCCTGA
- a CDS encoding MarC family protein, producing MQLNDYLRIFGGSFFFALATLLPFLNPPAIAPIFLSLTEGASSATRVVLAKRVAINVCLMLIVAMVAGNVLLSFFGISLSIVRVGGGMLVIASAWRLVNSPDADTERVARMAESFTPEMAKARAFYPLTFPISCGPGSIAAAITVGVSLRDTNHAWSLVRLAGSIPGIIVVSLTLYVCLRFAAQMLHRLGDNGTAVFMRLSAFIMLCLGVQIFWEGARELLLSVLTQVMQPIPVPKA from the coding sequence ATGCAGCTCAACGACTATCTGCGCATTTTCGGTGGCAGCTTTTTCTTCGCGCTGGCGACCCTGCTGCCGTTCCTGAATCCGCCTGCGATCGCCCCCATCTTCCTATCGCTGACCGAGGGCGCGTCCTCGGCCACGCGGGTGGTGCTGGCCAAGCGGGTTGCGATCAACGTGTGCCTGATGCTGATCGTGGCCATGGTGGCGGGCAACGTGCTCCTCAGTTTTTTCGGCATCTCGCTGTCGATCGTGCGCGTGGGCGGGGGCATGCTGGTGATCGCCAGCGCCTGGCGGCTGGTGAACTCGCCGGATGCCGACACCGAACGGGTGGCGCGCATGGCCGAGTCGTTCACGCCCGAGATGGCAAAGGCCCGCGCGTTCTATCCGCTGACCTTTCCCATCAGCTGCGGCCCGGGCTCCATTGCGGCCGCCATCACGGTGGGCGTCTCGTTGCGGGACACGAACCACGCCTGGAGCCTGGTGCGGCTGGCGGGCTCCATTCCCGGCATCATCGTCGTTTCGTTGACGCTTTACGTCTGCCTGCGCTTTGCGGCCCAGATGCTGCATCGCCTGGGGGACAACGGCACGGCGGTCTTCATGCGGCTGTCCGCCTTCATCATGCTTTGCCTGGGGGTGCAGATTTTCTGGGAAGGCGCGCGGGAGCTGCTTCTGAGCGTGCTGACCCAGGTGATGCAACCAATTCCCGTCCCGAAGGCCTAA
- a CDS encoding [protein-PII] uridylyltransferase: protein MTAEILSKLRERIQESRRAVVAQFREHERPDILLTELRRIVDAALRDLVKHCPLPIGATLAAVGGYGRGELYPHSDVDLLILLPHAPTPDEESAIEKLVASLWDLGLEPGHSVRTIEDCEREADADITVETALLESRWLAGSRVLMRKFDAATKSRLDPQAFFLAKRVEMQQRHARYHDTPYALEPNCKESPGGLRDLQVILWMARAAGFGNNWRSVAQAGLLTSSEARDLRKAEQAFKRLRIELHLLANRREDRVLFDLQPALAEVYGIHATATRRGSELLMQRYYWAARLVTQLNGILVQNIEERLFPRPDSDARDIDDDFRNLRDRLDIIRDDGFERNPTLLLRAFLVMQQHPELTGMSARTLRAIWHSRHRIDAQFRRNPVNRKLFLQILQQPRGIVHELRRMTMLNILPRYLPVFRRIVGQMQHDLFHAYTVDQHTLAVVRNLRRFTMPEHAQEYPLASQLIAGLDRHWLLYVAALFHDIAKGRGGDHSELGAREVRKFAAEHGMDPEDAKLVEFLVRQHLLMSAVAQKRDLSDPEVVQSFAATVKDERHLTALYLLTVADIRGTSPKVWNAWKGKLLEDLYKLTLAALGGAHADAHTVLAERKEEAARLTRLAGLRDDAREAFWNQLDVAYFLRHDASDIAWHTRHLYHQVAPAKAVVKARPTEQGEGLQIMVYTRDAPDLFVAICGYFDAKSLSIQDARIHTTRHGWALDSFIVLLPEGASDLRAQATLVEHELAERLKDPQTAAQAQPGRGGWYGRGRQSRVSRVFPVMPQAELQPDERSTSWRLSVTATDRPGLLHALARVFARHEINLLMAKIMTLGDRVEDVFIVDGSALARPRSQMQFERDILDALSGDEAQQRAA from the coding sequence ATGACCGCCGAAATCCTCAGCAAGTTGCGCGAACGCATTCAGGAATCCCGGCGGGCCGTGGTGGCCCAGTTCCGGGAACACGAACGGCCGGACATTCTGCTGACCGAGCTGCGCCGCATCGTGGACGCCGCGCTGCGGGACCTGGTCAAGCATTGCCCGCTGCCGATCGGCGCCACGCTGGCGGCCGTGGGCGGTTATGGCCGGGGTGAGCTCTACCCCCATTCCGACGTCGACCTGCTGATCCTGCTGCCGCACGCGCCAACGCCCGATGAAGAAAGCGCGATCGAAAAGCTGGTGGCTTCGCTGTGGGATCTGGGACTGGAGCCCGGCCACAGCGTGCGCACCATCGAGGACTGCGAGCGCGAGGCGGACGCGGACATCACGGTAGAGACCGCGCTTCTGGAATCGCGCTGGCTGGCCGGCAGCCGCGTGCTGATGCGCAAATTCGATGCAGCGACCAAGTCCCGCCTCGATCCGCAAGCGTTCTTTCTGGCCAAGCGCGTGGAAATGCAGCAGCGCCATGCGCGCTACCACGACACGCCGTACGCGCTGGAGCCCAATTGCAAGGAATCGCCGGGCGGCCTGCGCGATCTCCAGGTCATTCTATGGATGGCGCGCGCCGCCGGTTTTGGCAACAACTGGCGTTCGGTGGCGCAGGCGGGCCTGTTGACCTCGTCCGAGGCGCGCGACCTGCGCAAGGCCGAGCAGGCCTTCAAACGCCTGCGCATTGAACTGCACCTGCTGGCCAACCGGCGCGAAGACCGGGTGCTGTTCGATCTGCAGCCCGCACTGGCCGAGGTCTATGGCATTCACGCCACCGCCACGCGGCGTGGCAGCGAACTGCTGATGCAGCGCTACTACTGGGCGGCGCGGCTGGTGACGCAGCTGAACGGCATCCTGGTGCAGAACATCGAGGAACGGCTATTCCCGCGCCCCGACAGCGACGCGCGGGACATCGACGACGATTTCCGCAACCTGCGCGACCGCCTGGACATCATTCGGGACGACGGCTTCGAGCGCAATCCCACGCTGCTGCTGCGCGCCTTCCTGGTGATGCAGCAGCACCCAGAGCTGACCGGCATGTCGGCCCGCACGCTGCGCGCCATCTGGCATTCGCGCCATCGCATCGACGCGCAATTCCGCCGCAACCCGGTCAATCGCAAGCTGTTCCTGCAGATCCTGCAGCAGCCGCGGGGCATCGTCCATGAGTTGCGGCGCATGACCATGCTGAACATCCTGCCGCGGTATCTGCCGGTGTTTCGCCGCATCGTCGGGCAGATGCAGCACGATCTCTTCCATGCCTATACGGTGGACCAGCACACGCTGGCGGTGGTGCGCAATCTGCGCCGCTTCACCATGCCCGAGCACGCACAGGAGTACCCGCTGGCCAGCCAGCTGATCGCCGGCCTGGACCGGCACTGGTTGCTGTACGTGGCGGCGCTGTTTCACGACATCGCCAAGGGCCGCGGCGGCGACCACTCCGAACTGGGCGCGCGCGAAGTGCGCAAGTTCGCGGCGGAGCACGGCATGGACCCGGAGGACGCGAAGCTGGTGGAGTTTCTGGTGCGCCAGCATCTGCTGATGTCGGCGGTGGCGCAAAAGCGCGACTTGTCCGACCCCGAGGTCGTGCAATCGTTCGCTGCCACGGTCAAGGACGAGCGCCACCTGACCGCGCTGTATCTGCTGACGGTGGCCGATATCCGCGGCACCAGTCCCAAGGTCTGGAACGCCTGGAAGGGCAAGCTGCTGGAAGACCTGTACAAGCTGACGCTGGCGGCCCTGGGCGGCGCCCATGCCGACGCCCACACCGTCCTGGCCGAGCGCAAGGAAGAAGCGGCGCGGCTGACCCGGCTGGCCGGACTGCGCGACGACGCGCGCGAAGCGTTCTGGAATCAGCTGGACGTGGCGTATTTCCTGCGCCATGACGCGTCCGACATCGCCTGGCACACGCGCCACCTGTACCACCAGGTCGCGCCAGCCAAAGCCGTGGTCAAGGCGCGCCCCACCGAGCAGGGCGAAGGTCTGCAGATCATGGTGTACACGCGCGACGCGCCTGACCTGTTCGTCGCCATTTGCGGTTATTTCGACGCCAAGTCGCTATCCATTCAGGATGCGCGCATTCACACGACCCGCCATGGCTGGGCGCTGGACAGCTTCATCGTCCTGCTGCCGGAGGGCGCGAGCGACCTGCGCGCGCAGGCCACGCTGGTTGAACACGAACTGGCCGAACGCCTGAAGGATCCGCAGACGGCCGCGCAGGCCCAGCCCGGCCGCGGCGGCTGGTACGGACGCGGCCGGCAGTCGCGCGTGTCGCGCGTGTTTCCAGTCATGCCCCAGGCCGAACTCCAGCCGGACGAACGCAGCACGTCGTGGCGGCTGTCCGTCACGGCGACGGACCGCCCCGGGCTGCTGCACGCCCTGGCGCGCGTCTTTGCCCGTCACGAGATCAACCTGCTCATGGCCAAGATCATGACGCTGGGCGACCGCGTGGAAGACGTGTTCATCGTGGACGGATCCGCGCTGGCGCGCCCCCGCAGCCAGATGCAGTTCGAACGCGACATCCTGGACGCGCTTTCGGGCGACGAGGCCCAGCAGCGCGCCGCCTGA
- the map gene encoding type I methionyl aminopeptidase: protein MGTITNPADLAKMRAACQDAAKVLDFITPHVKPGVTTGELDRLCLEYLTDELKVKSATVGYAPPGYPPFPGAICTSVNHQVCHGIPGDKVLKNGDSLNIDVTIIKDGWFGDTSRMYAVGEQSILSRRLSDITFECMWKGIQQVKNGATLGDIGNAIQKHAESNGFSVVREFCGHGIGERFHEDPQVLHYGKPGSGVKLVTGMLFTIEPMINAGRREIRQLADGWTVVTRDHSLSAQWEHAVCVTETGYEVLTLSPGMPQPPAFITEPIVIPAV, encoded by the coding sequence CCCGCACGTCAAGCCGGGGGTCACCACGGGCGAACTCGACCGCCTGTGCCTGGAATACCTGACCGACGAACTGAAGGTGAAGTCCGCCACGGTCGGCTACGCGCCCCCGGGCTACCCGCCCTTCCCCGGCGCCATCTGTACCTCGGTCAACCACCAGGTGTGCCACGGCATCCCGGGCGACAAGGTCCTGAAAAACGGGGACTCATTGAACATCGACGTCACCATCATCAAGGATGGCTGGTTCGGCGACACCAGCCGGATGTACGCGGTGGGCGAACAGTCCATCCTGTCCCGGCGCCTGTCCGACATCACGTTCGAGTGCATGTGGAAGGGCATCCAGCAGGTCAAGAACGGCGCCACGCTGGGCGACATCGGCAATGCGATCCAGAAGCACGCCGAGTCGAACGGCTTCTCAGTCGTCCGAGAATTCTGCGGCCACGGCATCGGTGAGCGCTTCCATGAAGATCCGCAGGTGCTGCATTACGGCAAGCCCGGCTCGGGCGTGAAACTGGTGACCGGCATGCTGTTCACCATCGAGCCCATGATCAACGCCGGCCGCCGCGAGATCCGGCAACTGGCCGACGGCTGGACCGTTGTCACCCGCGACCACAGCCTGTCCGCGCAATGGGAACACGCCGTCTGCGTGACGGAAACCGGCTACGAGGTCCTGACCCTCTCGCCCGGCATGCCCCAGCCGCCCGCGTTCATCACCGAACCCATCGTCATCCCCGCCGTCTGA